A window of the Candidatus Saccharibacteria bacterium oral taxon 488 genome harbors these coding sequences:
- the ruvB gene encoding Holliday junction branch migration DNA helicase RuvB has protein sequence MAIERIVDTSPHDDDAEEQRIEISLRPQSFSEYVGQERLKRNLRLAIEAAKKRGEPLDHVLLYGPPGLGKTTMATVIANEMGTNLRITSGPAIEKAGDLASILTNLADGDILFIDEIHRLGRAVEEILYSAMEDFKLDIVIGKGPAARSIRLDLPRFTVIGATTRTGSLAAPLRDRFGHIYRLEFYEPEDIAKIVTRSAAILESSIRHEAASLLSTRARLTPRIANRLLKRVRDYADVNGDGIIDVKTTTSALEMLEVDELGLDPADRNLLQSILENYGDNPVGLTTIAALTGDEATTIEDFYEPYLLQIGFIERTPRGRRVTPKAKKHINML, from the coding sequence ATGGCAATTGAGAGAATAGTCGATACCAGTCCGCACGATGATGATGCTGAGGAGCAGCGAATTGAAATCAGTCTGCGTCCGCAGAGCTTTAGTGAGTATGTTGGCCAGGAGCGGTTGAAGCGCAATTTGCGCTTGGCAATTGAAGCGGCAAAGAAGCGCGGCGAGCCGCTGGATCATGTGTTACTCTACGGCCCGCCAGGACTGGGTAAGACGACCATGGCGACGGTGATCGCTAACGAGATGGGTACGAATTTGCGCATTACCAGCGGCCCGGCCATTGAGAAAGCGGGTGATTTGGCGTCGATTTTGACCAATTTGGCAGACGGCGACATTTTGTTCATCGATGAAATTCATCGGCTCGGCCGGGCGGTGGAAGAGATTTTATATTCGGCCATGGAAGATTTCAAGCTGGATATCGTCATCGGCAAAGGGCCGGCGGCTCGGTCGATTCGGCTGGATCTGCCGCGGTTTACGGTGATTGGTGCGACGACGCGGACGGGTAGTCTGGCGGCACCGCTGCGCGATCGATTTGGGCATATTTATCGCTTGGAATTTTACGAACCAGAGGATATCGCTAAAATTGTGACGCGGAGTGCGGCTATTTTAGAGTCGTCGATTCGGCATGAAGCAGCAAGCTTATTATCGACGCGGGCCCGCTTGACGCCACGCATCGCCAACCGTCTACTCAAGCGCGTGCGCGACTATGCCGACGTCAACGGCGATGGCATAATTGATGTGAAAACAACAACAAGCGCCTTGGAAATGTTGGAAGTGGACGAGCTGGGCTTGGATCCGGCTGACCGTAATTTGCTACAATCAATCCTGGAAAACTATGGTGATAATCCGGTGGGGCTAACGACCATTGCTGCGCTGACTGGTGATGAAGCGACGACGATTGAGGATTTTTATGAGCCGTATCTGCTGCAAATTGGCTTCATTGAGCGTACACCGCGCGGCCGTCGGGTGACGCCAAAGGCGAAAAAACACATCAATATGCTATAA
- a CDS encoding HIT family protein — MNTCTTKKECEICPLLVGQTAADENVILQTERWVAVLDRNQCYLGKSFITLRQHKKTLSELDEADWAELHQVIRQIERAVKEAFGADVCNWECLMNNAIKAGRPTHVHWHLYPRYLGGATFAGEDFPDPKWPRHLEDAVHIVSDETFREIMQALRSQLTRD; from the coding sequence ATGAATACATGCACAACAAAGAAGGAATGTGAAATCTGTCCGCTGCTCGTTGGTCAGACGGCGGCTGACGAGAACGTCATATTGCAAACCGAACGTTGGGTGGCGGTGCTTGATAGGAATCAGTGCTATTTGGGTAAGTCATTTATCACTCTGCGCCAGCACAAGAAAACATTGTCGGAGCTGGACGAGGCAGATTGGGCGGAGCTCCATCAGGTAATTCGTCAAATTGAACGGGCAGTCAAAGAAGCGTTTGGCGCCGACGTGTGTAACTGGGAATGCCTGATGAATAATGCAATTAAGGCCGGCCGGCCAACACACGTGCACTGGCATTTGTATCCGCGCTACCTTGGTGGTGCTACATTTGCCGGCGAGGATTTTCCTGATCCAAAATGGCCACGACACCTAGAGGATGCGGTGCATATAGTGAGCGACGAAACGTTTCGTGAAATTATGCAGGCGCTGCGTAGTCAGCTTACAAGAGATTAG
- the ruvA gene encoding Holliday junction branch migration protein RuvA: MIAHLAGTIAEKFGAGSIVIDVHGVGYEVSVSAGDFEAVALSQDVKFYTYHHVREQAEELFGFSSLAAKKLFEMLITVQGVGPKAALAILSLGDSEHVRNAIANADSAFVQKAAGVGKKTAERVVVDLSDKVGLPTQYGRAAAPVQTELNTSDEALEALMALGYTLADATRALENVDINLPTAQRVTEALKK, translated from the coding sequence GTGATCGCCCATCTCGCTGGTACGATCGCTGAAAAGTTTGGCGCGGGCAGCATCGTGATTGACGTTCACGGCGTCGGCTATGAAGTGAGCGTGTCGGCTGGTGATTTCGAGGCGGTGGCGCTCAGCCAAGACGTTAAGTTTTACACCTATCATCATGTGCGTGAGCAGGCGGAAGAACTGTTTGGCTTCTCGAGCCTGGCGGCGAAGAAGCTGTTTGAAATGCTGATCACTGTTCAGGGCGTCGGCCCGAAGGCAGCGTTAGCAATTCTCAGCCTGGGCGATTCAGAGCACGTCCGTAACGCTATTGCTAACGCCGATAGCGCCTTCGTGCAAAAAGCTGCTGGTGTCGGCAAAAAAACTGCTGAGCGCGTGGTGGTTGATTTGAGCGATAAAGTTGGCCTACCGACGCAGTACGGCCGAGCGGCCGCGCCAGTCCAGACTGAATTGAATACTTCCGACGAAGCGTTAGAGGCGCTGATGGCGCTGGGCTACACCTTGGCTGACGCCACCAGGGCGCTAGAGAACGTTGATATTAATCTACCAACAGCACAGCGAGTGACTGAGGCGCTGAAGAAATGA
- a CDS encoding PBP1A family penicillin-binding protein, with translation MVQLGKGKRAPIKKQPPHMGRYANLGQVKAKPGKLPRQHKHFLWFWRLSRPKKIMVCLLPMLLFLIIVPIASYLYYARDIADQERLMNRNNTGIVLTDAKDKVIYSVGNAERRNLVQLKDISDNMKKALIASEDKDFYKHSGFNIFSIFRAAITRHGGGSTLTQQLVKNNLLSNEHSFMRKYQELFMAIAIEQNYSKEQILMMYLNSVYFGENAFGIEEAAKVYFNKSPKDLTLAESSMLVGVLPAPSRYSPISGNAEYAKQRQKTVLGRMQTEGFITEEQKQQAEATQLAYAGGGAAHTNSAAPHFAEMVIKQLSDKYGYEKVMRSGYRVKTSLNLDTQHLLQENIAKQMKQINRLGGTNASGIVIDPKTGEVRALVGSADYNNAEWGKVNMVTTPRQPGSSFKPLYYAQAMADGAITPATVFDDKLTNFNGYVPYNATRRWNGKVTTRKSLSWSLNIPSVLIMQKYGINRSIQAAKKLGISTLDENKNYGLSLALGSAEVRLSEMTNAYAAFANGGTQYESLNLITEVRDKFNKNASWKTANTRQAISQGGAYLISSILSDNAARAGMFGSSLTVGGKTVAVKTGTTNDNRDAWTIGYTPQYAVGVWVGNNNNKVMNSGGSDVAAPIWRATITKLLAGTKTGFDVPNGVVQRSVCSSNGGLADDSSPGAYKEYFLSNALPTEKCDQTKPKIEVCNLATKQMESIFEDQFDAAKYSKNAADCRQTSTTKQITVCDLATKRLITISEDKFDATKHSRKTASCGSTDDDDQNPGGGNGSGSGGGSGGGSGGTSPGPTNPPGGGDRRP, from the coding sequence ATGGTGCAATTAGGCAAGGGAAAACGAGCTCCGATAAAGAAGCAGCCGCCGCACATGGGTCGGTACGCCAATCTCGGTCAGGTCAAGGCAAAACCTGGTAAATTACCGCGTCAACACAAACACTTTTTGTGGTTTTGGCGGCTGAGCCGGCCGAAAAAAATTATGGTGTGTCTGCTGCCAATGCTGCTGTTTTTGATCATCGTGCCGATTGCTAGCTATCTTTACTATGCACGCGACATCGCTGATCAGGAACGGCTGATGAACCGCAATAATACCGGTATCGTACTGACTGACGCCAAGGATAAGGTGATTTATAGCGTTGGCAATGCCGAGCGACGGAACTTGGTGCAGCTCAAAGATATCTCTGATAATATGAAAAAGGCGCTGATCGCCAGCGAGGATAAGGATTTTTATAAGCACAGCGGCTTTAATATTTTCAGTATTTTCCGGGCGGCGATTACGCGGCACGGCGGCGGCTCGACCTTGACACAGCAGTTGGTCAAGAACAATTTACTCAGCAATGAACATAGCTTTATGCGTAAATACCAAGAGCTATTTATGGCCATCGCCATTGAACAAAATTACAGCAAAGAGCAGATCTTGATGATGTATCTCAACTCGGTGTACTTTGGTGAAAACGCCTTTGGCATCGAGGAGGCGGCCAAGGTTTATTTCAACAAATCGCCGAAGGATTTGACACTGGCTGAGAGTAGTATGCTAGTTGGCGTGCTGCCGGCGCCAAGCCGCTATTCGCCGATCAGCGGTAATGCCGAATATGCCAAGCAGCGCCAAAAAACGGTGCTCGGTCGGATGCAGACCGAAGGCTTTATCACCGAGGAGCAGAAGCAGCAGGCAGAAGCCACACAGCTAGCATATGCCGGTGGCGGGGCGGCTCACACGAATTCCGCAGCGCCGCATTTTGCCGAGATGGTCATCAAACAGCTCAGCGACAAATATGGCTACGAAAAAGTCATGCGCTCGGGCTACCGCGTCAAGACCTCGCTGAATCTCGACACGCAGCATCTCCTCCAAGAAAATATTGCCAAACAAATGAAGCAGATCAATCGCCTCGGTGGCACCAACGCCAGCGGTATCGTCATTGATCCAAAAACTGGTGAGGTACGGGCACTAGTCGGCAGCGCTGACTATAATAATGCCGAATGGGGCAAGGTCAATATGGTGACCACGCCGCGCCAGCCTGGCTCGAGCTTCAAGCCGCTGTATTACGCGCAAGCGATGGCTGATGGCGCCATCACGCCGGCGACAGTTTTTGATGATAAATTAACTAACTTCAATGGTTATGTGCCCTACAACGCTACCCGCCGCTGGAACGGCAAGGTGACGACGCGCAAGTCGCTCAGCTGGTCACTGAACATCCCGAGCGTTCTGATCATGCAAAAGTATGGAATTAATCGTTCCATCCAAGCCGCCAAGAAACTCGGCATCAGCACGCTCGATGAAAATAAAAATTACGGATTGTCACTGGCGCTTGGCTCGGCCGAGGTTCGCCTGAGCGAGATGACCAACGCCTACGCGGCCTTTGCCAATGGCGGTACGCAGTACGAATCGCTCAATCTCATCACTGAAGTCAGGGACAAATTCAACAAAAACGCTTCGTGGAAAACAGCCAATACGCGCCAAGCGATCAGCCAGGGTGGCGCCTATCTCATCTCTAGCATCCTGTCGGACAACGCTGCGCGAGCGGGAATGTTTGGTAGTAGCCTCACAGTGGGTGGTAAAACAGTCGCGGTCAAGACGGGCACCACCAATGATAACCGCGATGCCTGGACGATTGGCTATACGCCGCAATATGCTGTCGGCGTGTGGGTCGGCAATAACAACAACAAGGTCATGAACAGCGGCGGTTCGGATGTGGCAGCGCCAATTTGGCGGGCGACAATAACCAAGCTGCTGGCGGGCACGAAAACTGGCTTTGACGTGCCAAACGGCGTTGTCCAGCGAAGTGTTTGTAGTAGTAATGGTGGCCTCGCTGATGACTCCAGCCCTGGTGCTTACAAAGAATATTTCCTCTCGAACGCCCTCCCGACCGAGAAATGTGATCAGACCAAGCCAAAGATCGAGGTGTGTAACCTCGCGACCAAGCAAATGGAGTCAATTTTTGAAGATCAATTTGACGCCGCTAAATATTCCAAGAACGCTGCTGATTGTCGGCAAACGTCCACCACTAAGCAGATCACTGTCTGTGACCTAGCAACCAAGCGGCTCATCACCATCAGCGAAGACAAATTTGATGCGACGAAACATTCGCGAAAGACTGCGTCGTGTGGCAGTACTGACGATGACGACCAAAATCCAGGCGGCGGCAATGGCAGCGGCAGCGGCGGCGGTTCGGGTGGTGGCAGCGGCGGCACCTCGCCCGGCCCGACCAATCCTCCGGGCGGCGGAGACAGACGACCGTGA
- the ruvC gene encoding crossover junction endodeoxyribonuclease RuvC, translating into MRIIGIDPGTGILGFGVIDAKQGGYRLVTAGVIRTPAHTPLDERLAEIFDGLTEIIAETKPEVMSIEKLFFARNVTTAISVAHARGVAMLTGHKAGLAISEYTPLQIKQTLTGYGKADKKQIQEMVRLNLGLSQAPKPDDCADALAAAITHAAMSRLSVV; encoded by the coding sequence ATGAGAATTATCGGCATTGATCCAGGAACTGGTATTTTGGGCTTTGGTGTTATTGACGCGAAGCAGGGCGGCTACCGGCTGGTGACGGCCGGTGTGATCAGGACGCCCGCCCACACGCCGCTAGACGAGCGGCTGGCGGAGATTTTTGATGGCCTGACGGAGATCATCGCTGAGACCAAACCTGAGGTGATGTCGATTGAAAAGTTGTTTTTTGCCCGCAATGTCACTACTGCTATCTCTGTGGCTCATGCTCGCGGCGTGGCGATGCTGACTGGGCACAAGGCGGGTCTCGCGATCAGTGAATACACGCCGCTTCAGATCAAACAGACACTGACTGGCTATGGCAAGGCTGACAAAAAACAAATCCAAGAAATGGTGCGCCTCAACCTAGGCCTCAGCCAAGCGCCCAAGCCAGATGACTGTGCTGATGCGCTCGCGGCGGCTATCACCCATGCAGCGATGTCACGCCTCAGCGTGGTATAA
- a CDS encoding YebC/PmpR family DNA-binding transcriptional regulator: MAGHSKWATTHRQKAIVDAKRGAIFTKLGNQIAIAARGGTDPALNASLAMAIEKAKAANMPSANIQRAIDRVADKSAAALEEITYEGYGPGGVGIIIETATDNRNRTLPEVKTALVKNGGRIADAGSVAFQFTRKGVITVEGTGEELLLQILDAGAEDAVEEDGEIIVYTELKDLASVRNALADQGLKVKDAELRYIANTPVEIADSETAQKLMKVVDALDDLDDVVNVHTNADITAE, translated from the coding sequence ATGGCAGGACACAGTAAATGGGCGACGACGCACCGGCAGAAGGCGATTGTTGATGCGAAGCGTGGCGCGATTTTCACGAAATTGGGTAATCAAATTGCAATCGCGGCTCGCGGTGGCACTGACCCAGCGTTGAATGCAAGTTTGGCAATGGCGATTGAAAAAGCCAAGGCAGCCAACATGCCGAGTGCTAACATTCAGCGGGCGATTGACCGCGTGGCGGATAAGAGCGCAGCGGCACTGGAAGAAATTACCTATGAAGGTTATGGTCCTGGTGGTGTTGGTATCATCATCGAGACGGCGACCGATAATCGCAACCGCACTTTGCCAGAAGTGAAAACTGCACTGGTCAAAAATGGCGGGCGGATCGCTGACGCTGGTAGTGTGGCGTTTCAGTTTACCCGCAAGGGTGTGATCACCGTGGAGGGTACGGGTGAGGAATTACTCCTCCAGATTTTAGATGCTGGCGCTGAGGACGCGGTCGAGGAAGACGGCGAGATCATTGTCTATACCGAGTTGAAAGATTTGGCGAGCGTCAGAAATGCATTGGCTGATCAGGGCTTGAAAGTGAAAGATGCCGAACTGCGCTACATCGCTAATACGCCGGTCGAGATTGCCGATTCGGAAACCGCACAGAAATTGATGAAGGTGGTTGATGCGCTGGATGACCTAGACGACGTTGTGAATGTGCATACCAATGCCGATATCACTGCGGAGTAA